The Pseudomonadota bacterium genome includes a region encoding these proteins:
- a CDS encoding class II fructose-bisphosphate aldolase — translation MSDKTGSVSDFDKAVDVGRPPNIKKLFPNSKALIVSGKFIDRAMTAKGNAISMAANGRSNIVIRGALMAAQRANSAIIIEIAKSEGGASAYCAVNYWNIARQVDALCNELSITIPVAIHADHYGIKNEKDIAAAKIEIPTLFEAGMTSIAIDASHMPDDKNLLANIELNPYIPKWAGLETEVGEIKGKSGLSTVDEALFLIQGLNAHDIFPDWIALNNGTTHGIEASDQGIQVDLTVSIHDALAKYKISGAQHGTSGNSSDRLREIASKTRTTKANVATALQMVSWGLEVNDYGNAILDSNGNFIKVKGEGVTEDLWKQMVEYANSKEIKGGNYKKLNIVFENKILSQPENIRNRMAKRVEEFVYKILVNVFNGKDSAPLTIQNIIDAGTYDPGAKTERIEDPSQWTPEKISEKAALITSDKGAEGNFDD, via the coding sequence ATGTCAGATAAAACAGGCAGTGTTTCTGATTTCGATAAGGCGGTAGATGTAGGCCGACCACCAAACATCAAAAAACTCTTTCCAAATTCAAAGGCCCTTATAGTCAGTGGAAAATTTATCGACAGAGCCATGACAGCCAAAGGCAACGCAATTTCAATGGCTGCAAACGGCAGAAGCAATATAGTAATCCGTGGCGCATTGATGGCTGCACAAAGAGCTAATTCCGCTATAATTATTGAAATCGCAAAATCTGAAGGTGGCGCAAGCGCATATTGTGCTGTCAATTACTGGAATATAGCAAGGCAGGTAGATGCCCTTTGCAATGAGCTGTCAATTACAATCCCTGTTGCAATTCATGCGGATCACTACGGAATAAAAAACGAGAAGGACATTGCTGCTGCAAAAATTGAGATACCTACCCTTTTTGAAGCCGGCATGACTTCAATTGCAATAGATGCGTCACATATGCCGGATGATAAAAATCTTTTGGCAAATATAGAACTGAATCCGTATATTCCCAAATGGGCAGGTCTTGAAACCGAAGTCGGAGAAATAAAGGGCAAATCCGGTCTCTCAACTGTTGACGAAGCTTTATTTCTTATACAGGGTCTTAATGCGCATGATATTTTTCCTGATTGGATTGCTTTAAATAACGGGACAACGCATGGTATAGAAGCAAGCGATCAGGGAATTCAGGTGGATCTAACAGTAAGCATACACGACGCCTTGGCCAAATATAAAATTTCCGGTGCACAGCACGGAACATCAGGAAACAGCTCCGACAGATTAAGAGAAATAGCATCAAAAACACGCACAACAAAGGCTAATGTTGCTACAGCGCTTCAGATGGTTTCATGGGGTCTTGAAGTAAATGATTACGGGAATGCAATACTTGACAGTAATGGAAACTTCATAAAAGTAAAAGGCGAGGGTGTTACTGAAGATTTATGGAAACAAATGGTGGAGTATGCGAATTCAAAAGAAATAAAAGGTGGAAACTATAAAAAACTTAACATAGTTTTTGAAAACAAGATACTGAGTCAGCCCGAAAATATCAGAAACAGAATGGCAAAAAGAGTGGAAGAATTTGTATACAAAATTCTTGTAAATGTCTTCAATGGTAAGGATTCAGCTCCTTTAACCATACAAAATATCATAGATGCCGGAACATATGATCCGGGAGCAAAAACAGAAAGAATTGAAGATCCGTCACAGTGGACACCTGAAAAAATATCCGAAAAAGCTGCCTTGATAACATCGGACAAAGGAGCAGAAGGGAATTTCGACGATTAA
- a CDS encoding DUF4124 domain-containing protein, whose product MKKTKFLLFLMVLIFAVPASAEFFRYVDKDGLVKYTDDYSKVPKNQRSSTSEYKGYENGFSDEATAYDTETEYNSESEYDAEVATETDTDTDTEIDTESPPEITQETEEDKETAPISNAEDLDATKKRLDQKQQEIDTELDDLKKEKSALDDLKGKAKTQAQVNEYNLKINVFNEKAKNSREKIKSFEAEVEVYNNEAEKSIKNSLEQYRKEKQKK is encoded by the coding sequence ATGAAAAAAACAAAATTCTTGTTATTTCTTATGGTATTGATATTTGCTGTTCCTGCATCAGCCGAATTTTTCCGCTATGTTGATAAGGATGGTTTGGTTAAATATACCGATGATTACAGCAAAGTTCCTAAAAATCAGAGGTCTTCTACCAGCGAATATAAAGGCTATGAAAACGGTTTTTCTGACGAAGCAACAGCATATGACACAGAAACCGAATATAACAGTGAATCAGAATATGATGCTGAAGTCGCCACAGAAACAGATACTGATACAGATACTGAAATTGATACCGAGTCCCCACCTGAAATAACGCAGGAAACGGAAGAAGACAAAGAAACTGCTCCAATAAGTAATGCGGAAGATTTGGATGCAACAAAAAAACGCCTGGATCAAAAACAACAGGAAATCGATACAGAGCTTGATGACCTGAAAAAAGAAAAAAGCGCCCTTGATGACCTGAAAGGAAAGGCTAAAACACAAGCTCAGGTAAATGAATATAATTTAAAAATTAATGTCTTTAATGAAAAAGCAAAAAATTCCCGGGAAAAAATAAAATCCTTTGAAGCGGAAGTTGAAGTATATAACAATGAGGCGGAAAAAAGCATTAAAAATTCTCTGGAACAATATAGGAAAGAAAAACAAAAGAAATAA
- a CDS encoding NUDIX hydrolase produces the protein MREKTNCYYCGAKLTKKFFEDRQRLFCEECNEPIYENPVPATCLVTIDEEKRVLLVKRNVEPKAGFWCLPGGFIELGENPEEGALRELEEETGLKGKIKTLLGVSSNRNQQYNTVLIVGYLVKNYSGILCTGYDASDAAWFHYKEIPEIAFQSHLNFIRMYYAAYGD, from the coding sequence ATGCGGGAAAAAACAAACTGCTACTACTGTGGAGCAAAGCTAACCAAGAAGTTTTTTGAAGACAGACAGCGCCTTTTTTGTGAAGAATGCAATGAGCCTATTTACGAAAATCCTGTTCCTGCAACCTGTCTTGTAACTATCGATGAAGAAAAAAGGGTTCTTCTTGTTAAGAGAAATGTTGAGCCTAAAGCCGGGTTCTGGTGCCTGCCGGGTGGTTTTATTGAGCTTGGTGAAAATCCTGAAGAAGGTGCTTTGCGTGAACTTGAAGAAGAAACCGGCTTAAAAGGTAAAATTAAGACGCTTCTCGGTGTTAGTTCAAACCGGAACCAGCAGTATAATACAGTTCTTATTGTTGGATATCTTGTAAAAAACTACAGCGGGATTCTTTGCACCGGCTATGATGCATCGGATGCCGCATGGTTTCATTACAAAGAGATCCCCGAAATTGCATTCCAGAGTCACTTGAATTTTATCAGAATGTACTATGCAGCATATGGAGACTGA
- a CDS encoding amidohydrolase family protein, with translation MKIIDFHYHPLSPVFDFLPQPMGLLKKRNPTWAKRFANTPTARDILSFLDEEEIDYAVLLAERIPTVTGIVSNEFVASLCKGEPRLIPFCSINPALDIHMDVMLEKLVKDGFKGLKLWPSYQHFYPNQQNIYPLYATAQKLGIPILYHIGTSVFEGTKLKYCDPIYLDEVAADFPKLNIIMAHAGRGFWYDKAFTLASLHKNIYLEISGLPPAKLLEYFPRLGKIGSKIIFGSDYPDVTSIKKNVDYIKTLPLEPSIIEGILGLHANKLLNVF, from the coding sequence ATGAAAATTATTGATTTCCATTATCATCCGCTAAGCCCCGTTTTTGACTTTTTACCCCAACCTATGGGATTGTTGAAAAAAAGAAATCCTACATGGGCCAAACGATTCGCAAATACTCCAACTGCCCGCGATATACTTTCTTTTCTTGATGAAGAAGAAATAGACTATGCTGTATTACTTGCTGAAAGAATCCCAACAGTAACGGGAATAGTATCAAATGAGTTTGTTGCTTCACTATGCAAAGGAGAACCCAGGCTGATTCCTTTTTGCAGCATCAACCCTGCTTTAGATATTCATATGGATGTTATGCTGGAAAAACTTGTTAAAGACGGTTTTAAAGGATTAAAACTGTGGCCCAGCTATCAGCATTTCTACCCGAATCAGCAAAACATCTACCCACTTTATGCAACCGCTCAGAAATTGGGTATTCCAATACTTTATCATATAGGGACTTCCGTATTTGAGGGAACAAAGCTTAAATATTGTGACCCCATTTACCTAGATGAAGTAGCAGCAGATTTCCCAAAGCTTAATATTATTATGGCCCATGCCGGAAGGGGGTTTTGGTATGATAAGGCATTTACCCTGGCTTCTTTGCATAAAAACATATATCTTGAAATATCAGGCTTACCCCCGGCCAAACTCCTTGAATACTTTCCCCGGCTTGGAAAAATCGGTTCCAAAATAATTTTCGGATCGGATTATCCTGATGTAACATCCATAAAAAAGAATGTGGACTACATAAAGACTCTGCCCCTCGAACCTTCAATTATTGAAGGAATACTAGGGCTGCACGCCAATAAATTGCTAAACGTGTTTTGA